One Aegilops tauschii subsp. strangulata cultivar AL8/78 chromosome 7, Aet v6.0, whole genome shotgun sequence genomic window carries:
- the LOC141026659 gene encoding uncharacterized protein translates to MPPHLMNFQAWLAAQGLTFEAGITPENNIVDNAADAWNDSVTVSDSTSSDSAPAFLILANPTSAFDAQAAMAATSELLTVTVDVHNQGMSLGLSNQGNQLMNLLLTDPIPRQQLNTSIYHAMRPLLATMGPWAHGYGMRDAHFRVEIQELPDEEETDALQPESTPVTDSAIVVYHPPNLGQEVSDVAALPISAPVVDIQNDTLENIQPPLDLLALPAPATSAETAALLPLSDYQVETAPMIQLSASPALVGASSTMHEHKRRKGKSQAPIDTATLRRSNRSNKYDGFRTNLLTESRTTKSKVKPRLLPSALPGTKEKEENTVNTTDETVPPPTPVSTMQNIDWLILGDFNFIRAPGNRNKPGGDVNDMFTFNDFIRDQNLTELPIKEIDDVINEMPAARAPGPDGFNGAFLKACWPIIKEDFYLLCEEFHSGSLNLESLNCGYITLIPKLRAPETVNDFRPITLLNCCLKLITKILANRLQRVILKIVHNNQYGFLKGRSIHDCLAWAFEYIHQCQASKREIILLKLDFAKAFDTVEHDAIIQIMRSMGFNDKWMSWITSLSSSVGLHINFHKSTLIPINTPDDKCQELAAIFGCITACMPFTYLGLPLGTTKPSVLDMTPWVCKAEGRITAAMSLMSYAGKLALMNSLVTSLAIYPMGMLHKFYNQNDTPWVKLIWDTYYSDAIPHATDPCGSFWWRELVKLMPTYRGVTKVLINDGRSTLFWKDDWNQRVLKETFPRAFSYTTTEDASVQKMLSVSNIREAFHLPLSVQAHEELRALQQNVSSATLSEGKDVWICTWGAQLFKTTDHYKFFFREVNAHAAFGWLWKAKSTPKIKVFGWFLLVDRLNTRNMLKRRHYNIGTNLDGLLCGEHIEETVEHLFFHCMFSKRCWCELNITWPTVGDRLDMMTHLKARYHQKMLVDVFLVATWSLWKERNNNFFRQMTPSFSSWRARFIADFSNIAHRLPVHKKHLIADFLDSTA, encoded by the exons ATGCCCCCACACCTAATGAACTTTCAAGCTTGGCTGGCAGCCCAGGGTCTTACTTTTGAAGCTGGCATAACTCCTGAAAACAACATTGTTGATAATGCAGCCGATGCCTGGAATGATTCTGTCACGGTTTCTGATAGCACTAGCTCTGATTCTGCGCCGGCTTTTCTGATTTTGGCTAATCCAACCTCTGCCTTTGATGCCCAAGCTGCTATGGCTGCTACAAGTGAGTTACTGACGGTCACTGTTGATGTTCATAATCAGGGAATGAGTCTTGGTCTCTCAAACCAAGGTAATCAGCTTATGAATCTTCTCCTGACGGATCCCATCCCCAGGCAGCAACTCAACACTTCTATTTACCATGCTATGCGTCCTCTGTTGGCCACCATGGGCCCCTGGGCACACGGATATGGGATGAGAGATGCTCATTTCCGTGTTGAGATACAG GAACTGCCTGACGAGGAGGAGACAGATGCTCTTCAGCCTGAGTCCACTCCTGTTACTGATTCGGCCATTGTGGTTTATCACCCACCCAATCTTGGTCAGGAGGTTTCTGATGTTGCTGCTCTCCCTATCTCTGCACCTGTTGTTGACATTCAGAATGACACTTTGGAGAACATTCAGCCGCCGCTGGACTTGCTTGCTTTGCCTGCGCCTGCTACGTCTGCTGAGACTGCTGCACTTCTGCCACTTTCTGATTATCAAGTTGAAACTGCGCCTATGATTCAACTGTCTGCTAGCCCTGCTCTTGTGGGTGCAAGTAGCACTATGCATGAGCACAAGCGTCGTAAGGGCAAAAGTCAGGCTCCAATTGACACTGCCACTCTCAGACGCAGCAATAGGTCAAACAAATATGATGGTTTTCGCACAAATTTGCTCACAGAGTCTCGGACCACCAAGTCCAAAGTGAAGCCCCGTCTGCTGCCATCTGCTCTCCCCGGCACTAAGGAGAAGGAGGAGAATACAGTTAACACCACTGATGAGACAGTGCCCCCTCCAACTCCTGTCAGCACCATGCAGAACATTG ATTGGCTCATTCTTGGAGATTTCAACTTTATAAGGGCACCAGGGAATCGCAACAAACCAGGTGGGGATGTCAACGATATGTTCACTTTCAATGATTTTATCAGGGATCAAAACCTTACTGAACTGCCCATCAAAG AGATTGATGATGTCATTAATGAAATGCCTGCTGCTCGTGCTCCGGGCCCTGACGGCTTCAACGGCGCGTTCCTTAAAGCTTGTTGGCCTATAATCAAGGAAGATTTTTATCTTCTATGCGAGGAATTCCACAGTGGTAGTCTAAACCTTGAAAGTCTAAACTGCGGGTACATCACACTCATACCTAAACTCAGAGCCCCAGAAACTGTCAACGACTTCCGGCCCATCACATTGCTTAACTGCTGTCTCAAACTTATCACCAAGATTCTAGCCAACCGTCTTCAAAGAGTGATCCTAAAAATTGTACACAATAATCAGTATGGGTTTTTGAAGGGGAGATCCATCCATGACTGCCTTGCATGGGCCTTCGAATACATACATCAATGCCAAGCTTCTAAACGTGAAATTATCCTTCTCAAACTAGACTTTGCCAAGGCATTCGATACTGTGGAACATGATGCCATCATCCAAATTATGAGAAGCATGGGGTTCAATGATAAATGGATGTCCTGGATCACGAGCCTTTCCT CCTCTGTGGGTCTACACATCAACTTTCATAAATCAACGTTGATTCCCATCAACACTCCAGATGACAAATGTCAGGAACTAGCAGCTATCTTTGGGTGCATCACGGCCTGCATGCCATTCACTTACCTTGGCCTCCCCCTTGGAACCACTAAACCTTCGGTGTTGGATATGACTCCCTGGGTATGCAAAGCCGAAGGCAGGATCACTGCGGCTATGTCTCTCATGTCGTACGCTGGGAAACTGGCACTTATGAATTCACTAGTCACTTCCCTGGCTATTTATCCCATGGGA ATGCTCCACAAGTTCTATAACCAAAACGACACGCCTTGGGTGAAACTCATCTGGGACACATACTACTCGGATGCAATCCCACACGCAACGGACCCATGCggctccttctggtggcgtgAGCTTGTGAAACTCATGCCGACTTACCGTGGGGTAACGAAAGTCTTGATCAATGATGGTAGGTCAACCCTGTTCTGGAAAGATGATTGGAACCAACGTGTCCTCAAGGAAACTTTTCCTCGAGCGTTTTCCTACACCACCACAGAAGATGCCTCGGTCCAAAAAATGCTCTCGGTCTCAAACATACGGGAGGCGTTTCACCTACCCCTCTCtgttcaagctcatgaagaactCCGAGCCCTCCAACAGAATGTCAGCTCCGCCACCCTCTCTGAGGGCAAAGATGTTTGGATTTGCACGTGGGGAGCACAGCTCTTTAAAACCACGGACCATTATAAGTTCTTCTTCCGCGAGGTAAATGCCCACGCAGCCTTTGGATGGTTATGGAAAGCCAAAAGTACTCCTAAGATCAAGGTTTTTGGGTGGTTCCTCCTGGTTGATCGCCTTAACACTCGTAACATGCTGAAGCGTAGGCATTATAACATCGGGACTAACCTGGACGGCTTGCTCTGTGGGGAACATATTGAGGAAACTGTTGAGCACCTTTTCTTCCATTGCATGTTCAGTAAGCGATGCTGGTGCGAACTCAACATAACCTGGCCAACTGTTGGAGACCGCTTAGATATGATGACCCACTTGAAAGCCAGATATCATCAAAAAATGCTCGTGGACGTTTTCCTTGTGGCCACTTGGAGTCTCTGGAAAGAAAGGAACAATAACTTCTTCCGGCAAATGACACCCTCCTTCTCTTCTTGGAGGGCCAGGTTCATAGCTGATTTCTCCAACATTGCTCATAGACTGCCTGTCCACAAGAAACATCTGATTGCTGACTTCCTAGACTCCACAGCATAG